Proteins found in one Macadamia integrifolia cultivar HAES 741 unplaced genomic scaffold, SCU_Mint_v3 scaffold1936, whole genome shotgun sequence genomic segment:
- the LOC122065232 gene encoding pyrroline-5-carboxylate reductase — protein sequence MPNTPAAVGEAASVMSLGETATKEDEELVATLFGAIGKIWTANEKLFDAVTGLSGSGPAYIFLAIDAMADGGVAAGLPRDLARGLASQTVLGAASMAIKTGKHPGQLKDDVASPGGTTIAGIHELEKGGFRGILMNAIVAAAKRGKELSQN from the exons ATGCCAAATACTCCTGCTGCTGTTGGTGAGGCGGCATCAG TTATGAGCTTAGGGGAAACTGcaacaaaagaagatgaagaactagtTGCTACCCTGTTTGGAGCAATTGGCAAGATATGGACAGCCAATGAGAAATTGTTTGATGCAGTCACTGGCTTGAG TGGTAGTGGCCCAGCATACATATTTCTAGCAATAGATGCTATGGCTGATGGAGGAGTAGCTGCTGGTCTACCACGCGATCTGGCACGGGGTCTAGCTTCTCAGACA GTTCTGGGAGCAGCATCTATGGCTATCAAGACAGGGAAGCATCCAGGTCAGCTAAAAGATGATGTTGCATCACCTGGGGGTACCACCATTGCTGGAATTCATGAGTTGGAGAAGGGTGGCTTTCGTGGGATCTTGATGAATGCCATTGTGGCTGCTGCAAAACGTGGCAAAGAACTCTCTCAGAACTAA